The DNA sequence TTGGCATAATTCCTTTTTTCGGAATAAGTAAGGTTTCAATAGATTAATTGTACTGGCCTCTTTACCCCATTTGGTGCCATCTTCATAAGCACAAGAGGCTAGTAGTTGGGTTTCATTTGGCTGTGCATTATTTCTCTGGATGAACATATGATCAGGCTTGTTGATTTGGCGGAGGGATTTGATGAACTCATTGGATGGACCAAAACATTGTCTAAGTTTCATTGCATCCCCGGCTGATCATTCAATAGTGAAACTAATTTAGTGACCTAAAAAACGTATGAACGCATATATTACAGACAAGTTcataattttaatatatatgcTTATTAAACCAAATTAAGGTATTTCATTAAGTGAATTTGTATTTACCTTCACTAATGGAACTTTCACATAAAGATACCCTCTTGATGTAGTAGCCAGTACCACACACGCATGGCCCTCCAAGCCCATCATAACCTTTCCATAGCACCTATTTATATACAAGTTGTCAAGGCCAATTCTAGTCAAAGATTATTATATGCATTTGTACATATGACATATAATTGATTAATGTAAAGTTTGGTCCTTGAGTTCTTATGTACCTTAAGTGCTGATCTCATCTAATTGTCATAGATATCGTTGTTACTGatgttgtgaaattttttaGGGAATTGAACAAATGCTAGAGAGGGTGATATCTTTGGGTCAAGGTGGAAACACATTGCTTGCCAAGCCGAACTTGCATCATTGCAATGCATGTCACATTCTAAACCTAATGTGTAAGGTGAATTGCTTATAACTCCCGACACACGTAGCTGATCAAAACAGCGTCAACGTTACTTATCAAATAGTATATTATGCAGGTAATTATGTCAAACTGTCAACCTGCGTTATCAATTAATTGAacgaattattttttaaaacataGTAGTTAATTGACAGCTAGCTTGACAATATATAAGTAAGTAATACACATATATGGTAAGAGAATATTACTTAACATCAATCAACACATAAATAGAGGAAAATTTACAAAAAGAGAGAGATGCATGCATACAAGAACATTGAGTGCTCCGACCTTGAAATGATGAGGTTGAGAAGGTATTTTTTCACGAGAAACATAAATAAGAAGAGGCATATTTTTGGCTTCATTTGCTTGAATTGCATCAGCATCATCACTGGACGTTTCTTGTATTACCTGCCAAAATTCCAGACATGGTTCTTAGGATGAATTTGtatataattaaaacaataTTTGTCTTTCCTAACAAGAATATTAGGTTCTTTTGTGGTTGAATTCTTATAGCAAGCCTGATGTTGACAAAGTTAATGATATGAATTGTGTGGAGACTGTTATAAATAGggaaaagttagagagataacattTGCTAGAGACAGGAGCGAGGCTAtagtaaaatattataaaatgatTGCAGATAAGAGAGAAATAGGAGGATACTGAAACTATTctagctttctttcttttcttgttcttgttattGTTTAACACTCGTAatactctatttatagagcaagtACCTtggaaacaaacaaattacactATTAATCATATGAAATGTTTATTGTATGCATGTTGGCATACAtacccactatttacaacactccctcttggatgcccacatatacacatcagttgcctcgttaaaaccttgcttggaaaaacccagtgggaaaaaaccatagcgaaggaaaaagagtacaactttacccaGATTGTTGATATGGTATTAAGCATACTTATGTTGCCTCgctaaaaccttgataggaaaaacccagtgggaaaaatcctaatcgaaggaaaaaaaagtacaacatgcatgtatcatggatgttccccctgaattgtatctccccctgatttcgcattcttcaaatttgtaagcTGATGTAATCCGATTCCTTGTACTaacttctgaaatgtgcactttggtagagatttggtgaacaagtctgccaaattttcattggaacggatttatctgacttcaataactttagccttctgaagctcatgtgcactaAAAAACCTTGGAGATATATGCTTAGTCTTATCACCCTTGATGAATCATTCATTCATCTGGGCAACAAAGgttgcattatcttcatgaatgacagttggagtgtttgtctttgaaggtagaccacatgaatttcgaatgtgatggatcattgatcttaaccaagaacactcacgacttgcttcatgtaaagcaattatttccgagtgattggaagatgtagcaactaatgtttgctttgttgagcgccatgaaattgcagcatctccattagtgaacacatatccagtttgtgaacgggctttatgcggatcggagagaaaactagcatctgcgtatccaacaagaatctggtcatttgtggacttgtctgagtagaagagacccatgtctgttgtcccacgaaagtatcgtagaacatctttgactccctttcaatgacgaattgttggaaCAGAGCTATACCTGACTAACAAGTttactgaaaaagctatatctggtctagtacattgtgctaaatacaataaagcacctattgtactcaaatatggtacttctggaccaagaaCCAAtttatcatcttcttttgacggaatggatctttcttaatgtccaaataacgaacgaccattggggtgctaagtggataagccttgtctATGCCAAATCACTTCAGtatttttttcaatgtaagctgatagatggaccaaaattccattagcacaatgctcgatctgcaggccaagacaatattttgtcttcccaaggtctttcatttcaaattcgcttttcaaaTAATCAGCAGTTTTATTTAGCTCTTCAGGGGTTCCAAttaggttcatatcatcaagATACACTGCCACTATAATGAAACCAATAtatgatttcttaatgaacatacaagggcagatgacattgttggcatatccttctttgatcaaatactcattgagacgattatacctcattcgcccagattgtttcagcccatataATGATcaccttaatttgattgagaacatacctcgtggtttgttagtCGTTTCatgcaacttaagtccttctggaactttcatatatatatcagtatctaattctccatatataTACGCAATGATggcatccataagtcgcatatCAAGTTTCCCtgaaaccactaaacttattaagtaacggaacgtaattgcatccattacaggagagtacgtctcttcataatcaattccaggtctttgtgaaaaaccttgtgcaacgagcCTTGCTTTgtatcttgcaatctcgtttttctcgttgtatttccttgtgaatacccatttgtaacctacgAGGTTCACACCAGGTAAGGTTTGGACTattggtccaaaaacactttgcctttccaaggaatttaattctgcctgaattgcatctttccacttaggccaatcatgtctttgtttgcattcatcaacagagcggggctcaatGTCATtgcttaatatgatttcagtggctactgTGAAAGCGAACATAtcgtcgatgattatttcattttgatcctacaattcattagtacatgcataatttatggagatttctttgctttcatgtacttctgtctcttcagcgacatgtgtctcatcaaggacattttctttttcagaaAATTTAGAATCTTTTTCAGAAAATttagaatcatgaattgtggatgtATCATTCGCTTTCCTAAAtaatttcatttggattcagctgtgccctcatctttctctttcaaggggctgaatcttttgaacgtggtggtctaccacgcttcaggcgtgcaccaaATGAATCATTTGctaccactttattttgtccaataaGGACATCAATTTTTacaggtgcatttgcagctagtatatgtgactttgtcactttcgaagcatcattaaatgtATCTGGCGTTTGATTAGCAAtactttgaagatgaacgatcattTTCCCTTCATCTTCACATTGAGTACTTCGTGGATAAAAATGAGATAGGGTGGGAATAACCCATGTCAGCTCTTGCTGTTCTTCTGTAACGGttttttctccccctaacgacagGAAAActatctcatcaaagtgacaatcagcaaaacgagtTGTAAACATATCACATGTTAAGGGTtctaaatatctaatgatagatggtgaatcaaaacccatatAAATTCCCAGTCTGCGCTGAGGTCCTATTTTAGTGCGTTGTGGTGGTGCAATAagcacataaacagcacaaccaaaaactcgtaaatgtgaaatgtttggttgATGCCCACacacgagttgtattgatgagtattggtggttggctatgggtctcaaccgaaccaatgatgcagcatgtaagatggcatgtccccatgaagagactggcaattttgttttcatgagtaAAGTGCGAGCTATTAATTGAAGCTGCTTGATAAATGCCTCTGCTAagccattttgagtatggacatgaggaataGAGTTTTCAACTTCAATGCCCAGTGtcatgcaataatcatcaaaggtttgagatgtaaattcaccagcgttatcaagtcaGATTGACTTAATGGGATGATCTGGGAATTATGCTcacaacttaattatctgaaCGAGAAGTCTTGCAAACACTACATTTCAAGTAGACAACAGGCAACcatgtgaccatcgggtagatgcatcaactaaaaccataaaatatcaaaatggtccacaaggtggttgaataggcccacagatatcaccttgaattctttgcaaaaatgatggggattcagcatcaacctttagttgtgatggtttaattaccaacttcccttgggaacaagccttgcaagggttataATTTGAGACATCAAtgtgtctgctcaataatggatgtccattagagttggtaatgatcctacgcatcatggtggatcctggatgacccagacgatcatgccaaagcatataaacttttgaatcaatgaacttctagtTTATGACAGTATGTGCCTCaattgtctttatgtatgtataatatcatccactcgataaaccatgcaacttctccaatatacgcttctaggtatcattggaggtaatgcatagatattccacattttctgcacttttcatttcaatgtggtatccatttagacgtatatctttaaaactcaacaaatttcaaatggatcGAGTAGCGTACAACACATTTTGTAtgaacaatattgttccatttggcaACATGATCTGGGCTTTTCCtaagccttcaattacatctgattgccctgatattgttgttacctttacttttgcaagtatcaagttcgagaaatactttcgatctcgaagtattgtaTGCATAATTGCACTGTCTGCAAGACAAAAATCTCCACCATTGCTCTTGTTTTGATAacaaccataatttttatccatgctcTCTGAGTAATGGAAATTACAGTTAAAAGCAGTTTATTCATATTGGAAtcctttacttttgcaagtatCAAGTTCGAGAAACATTTTCGATCTTGAAGTATTGTATGCGTAGTTGCGCTGTCTGCAAGACAAAAATCTCCACCATTGCTCTTGTTTTGAGAacaaccataatttttatccatgctcTCTGAGTAATGGAAATTACAGTTAAAAGCAGTTTATTCATATTGGAATattacttttattgaattgaaaatgcaaGCATTAAATCACAAGTACAAATAACAAGAGTACATCAAATATAAATGATTTAATCAGACCCAAAcacttcattccctctttcaaTAATGAAGTCTGAAACATCTAGGTGGGTTGTGTTCAATTGTCCTGATAAATCGAACActggatcaggtatatccatctgtttagcctggtcgagaaaattggtctcgacacccttctccttgaggAAGGCTTGATACAGATCCACCAGATGTTTTTGGGGTACGACAGGTACGTGCCCAatgcccattgccaccacacctatggcaaacTCCTTCAGGATTTCTAAAAGTGTTCATATGAGCTTTGCCTTTCTAGCAATTTGCATTTTTAAAGCTCGGGCTTGTATTATGCCTTGGAATCTGGTTGTGAAACTagacaccatggttcttgcccTTTCGGCCTCGCTTATGGCCACATCCTCGTTTATAATTATTGCCATGAGAGGATGTGGTATTCCTTTCAAGGGAAGcagcattcacttctgggaatggtGCTGATCCAGTAGGCCGAgactgatgattcttcatcagaaGCTCATTGTTTTGCTCAGCTACAAGGAGCACAAATGTCAACTGGTTGTACTGAGTAAAGCATCACTCTCTATACTGCTACTGCAGAAGTACATTGGAGGTATGGAAagtgctgaaagtcttttccagcatGTCTTTCGCAGTAATGGTTTCTCCATAGAGCTTCAACTGGGAGGTAATTCTGAACATAGAagaattgtactcagccacCGTCTTAAAATCCTAGATCCTTAGGTAAGCCCACTCATAACGAGCCCTCGGAAGAATCACCGTtttctggtgattgtatctatTTTTCAGCGCTTTCCAGAGGGTTAGTGGATCTTCAACCTTGAGGTACTAGCTCTTCAATCCCTCATCAAGGTGGCAACAGATAAAGATCATGGCATTCGCTCAATTTTGAGAGGATGCACTGTTATCCTCCTTAATAGTTTCTCCAAGATTCGCTGCGTCTAGATGAATCTTGGCATCCATtacccaggtaaggtaattCTCCTAGTAATATCCAAGTCAACAAAATCAGccaagtttgccattttcttttctgaaagaaaaatgaggtgtgtaagaacttgcaataatatgtattctgGAGGAACATATTGAAACTAGATCAAGAAagaaacactatttatgaaactaaaccaagcaataaacactatttataaaactgtaCCAATTACTATAcataatttatgaaatttgacCAAGAactaaacactatttatgaaccTTGACCAAGAACTAGgtcactatttatgaaagttgaccaagaactaggcactgtttatgaaactggatCAAGAGCTATgccactatttatgaaactagaccaagaactaggccattatttatgaaagcggaccaagaactaggcattgtttatgaaactagaccaataagtaaacactatttatgaaatcgGACCAGTAGgtagacattatttatgaaactaaacaaaACATTAGGCATTATATTGAAAACTTAACCAATAGGTGAACATTATGTATGAAACTGGACCAAGAAAaagattatttatgaaactttacCAATTACtgtatactatttatgaaattggacaaaaaaattaggcactatttatgaaattgtatCAATtcctatacactatttatgaaactggactagTAAGTAGATAtgatttatgaaactaaaccaataaatttagtttattaaatttatgaGCTAAAGCATTGGtagattaaaaatattttcatttttaatgtTAGAGATCAGGTGTCCATCACATGCATGCCTATGCATGGAGGAGGATTTTctcccctcctaatctctctcccctttcctcccctcctatttgaacggtcacagttaagccatgtcaacatcttatattgatttttttatagagatagtaagacaaaaagcaatgcTTGAGAGGGGGGAGGGGAGGGGATGAGAATATGAAGGGAGAGAATCATGGAGAGAAAGGGAGACAGAGCATAGCAGAGAGATCTATAAGATTGGACGAATGCCTTTAGGGGCAAAATCGGAAACTCATTGTTTGGGCCATATTAATTGGACTAATTTAATGTTGGTCTTTGTCctaatcattaaataaagttagtacatggttttttgttaacattcaaagttttcaaacctttttcattagtttttcttattttttatcagTAAATATCACTAATTGGATCTCCAAAATTAATGTTCCAACTTGTTACTGTTAtaagatcatctccaactcttgggttaaaacctaaatttgttAACCCAGATAGTTTagattttaacccaaaaacaatttttctactCCAACCTTTCTAGGTTAAAATTTTAGTCTGAGATTCTTAAacaatgaatttaggataatttaaaaaaaaaatatgtagactatcccaatttaattttatgaacattttaacctaaaaatatttagattctaataaatattgaaaaatcactaaactgaCATCATGAAATTCATGaaacactacaaaaaaaatatgaaacacctaaaagatttttttttaattattttagtcgtcagatttaaatttggacaattagatcttctcttctttttttaccattggatttaatcatattaaatatTAGTCAttgaattcaatgaatttataaatataaaactaaaaaaaatacgtATATATGTTAAGTTAGCCCACTAATCCATAGGAAAATTCTGGCCTCTCCAAcaaaaatgaatttttagttaaaactcatatttggccCAAAGGTTGGAGTAAGTTGGAATAGGTTTAGAACTTTAAAGAGTTTTATTCCAAGAGTTTGAATAAATCTAATCACTTGAGCTATAAGCTCAATGCATAGCAAATGTACCCCTAttatcaaatttcaaataattTCTTTCGTGCCTAAATGATCTTTGCACCATCAAACTTTTATACAAACATGGGTAATCCAAGCACATGTATGTTTGGATAAATGGTTTAATCCAATGAACTTATTTGTAGATGTATCAGAAACAATGTCATTCAAGCAACGTAAGAGCAGTTCTTCGGTGGGAAAGGCCCCTCcaggctattcactatttaatctaCCCAATGAACATTAACTgtccttaatgaacagtaactgtcttttgcatctccacccttacaCTAAATAGCCCTAttaataggcaataaaatattagtattttttttatttataaaataatacaaaataatttaatttgtaatttcggataatatttttaatcgttctcattATACCAAGTGTCATTATtcgaaaagacaattattggtgatggatttcgataagatttttatccaatgccgtcatgccacgtgtcattaccttttcagaatcgttgaggatagatttccgataagatttttaaccaatcacgtcacgccacgtgtcacaatctgTTTACAATCTTTAAGGATATATTTCAATcaaatttttaacgaatgacagcatgccacgtggcattatctacaatCTAATCTTTTatgaatcctccatataatccaccatccatcctcataCATATCACACCAATTTTTTgaagatctctatcattatttatagtttctgcttccttcttcaccaaaatcaaaatctgtatcattattcatagtttttgcttccttcaatgtcttcttcttcaaggatgatgtgggaaatcaatcagcaagaggaagaattgtttaaccaatcagaaggaatgttcaatctctaggtggcccaaaatgagagggaagaggatgaggagcgtagaagaagagatgacgaagcaagaatgggcagagcctcacattcccatCGAGTCATCCAAGTTGTGGGTCAGATTTGCAAGCCTAACCGTTCcggaaaccttgatagaagcaaGCAACAACGAGGTATGGAACTCTTGGACAATTATTTTGTCCATAATAGTTCATTCCCTGATACGCACTTTAGACAtcattttagaatggaacgacatttgttcaacaaaatcatgattgctgtttgcaaccatgattcttactttgtgcaaaagaatgatgcttTTGGTGTTATGGATCTCCTTTCTGAGCAAAAAAATACTGCtgccttgcggatgcttgcatatggagtatCTACAGACCAAGTAgatgagataacgaggatggggaaatcaaccattcttgagtccctgatgaggttttgtggAGCAATCAAATCTATCTACACCGCAGAGTTCCTCTGGAGACCTACTGacatggacttgcaaaggcttctgaagaagggcgagatgAAAGGTTTTCCTAGGATGATTAGAAGCATCGACTGTATGCACTGGacctggaaaaactgtccaagtgcatggcaaggcgcttatggggacagaaaaagagcaaaaagtatcattttggaggtggtgacatcttttgatacatggatttggcacgcaTTTTTCAGGGTTccgggagctcaaaatgacctcaataTCCTtacccaatccccagtgttcaacgatgttctgcaaggaaaggcaccaaaagtcacgtactgGGTCAACGGACATAAGTACGATaggccatactacctagcaaACAGCATTTACCCAATGTGGttatcgtttgtcaaaacagtgccacgtccgcgaagtgcaaaggaaaaacactttgcaagctgtcaagaagggtgcaggaaggatttggagcgttgttttggtatcctccaaGCTAGATGGACGATTGTTAGGGGTGCtgccaaaatgtttgatgtagaAGATGAGTACAATTACGATGtcattgatgaatatgagccagacacgatgaacaattccatAACACAAATATATTGTACTCATGATGCCACCGAAGAACTCGTGCAACACAAGCCATTAGAAatggatggacgttacaatgaaaggctCATTCAAtgatatactgcacttcaaaggccATATACGCACAATGCCtggcaaattgacttgatagagcaccagtggaaattgaaacaagctcaagatacttaagttcatttagtgtgtttgtttttatttggtgtgtttatttaattttatttggtgtgtttcttttagttcatttagtgagttttttattatttggtatgtttatgtaattttatttggtgtgtttatgtcatttgaataaagattctcttagtataaataaagtactaaattgaataaattgtaaacaatataaaatactctattcaataaataataaattacaacccaaagttaTTGGAAAATTATGAGCTCCGAGTACAAAAAGTACTctattcatcatcacttaaccaatttgtggtgatAGGATGATCTTCTTGTCatgctaggaccatctcctcttgctcacgcttctcttgcacgcctcctttgcACCACTTCCGCTTTCTtcgacttccaaaaatatttagaatttggagacttcccttctaaaggtgtgttcataatgtcacgatctcgttgagccattctttcttctctaacatgttccctttcttgcctaagtagctctttttctctctcattagcttgaaattTTCTCTCAACAACTGCAACTGTTCATGAAAACTTCTAGACTTACGGgcacaactctgaatttaggacaatctttgacaatattccaacattcccaccggttgaatgatttgtttttgcttttggtgtTGGCATTATACCAATCTTGTGCTTGAAATTCCTACACAATGcgggagaagaaataattataatgaaagtaggtaacaaataaataatacaaacaaataattataatcaaagtagctaacaaataaataatacaaacaaataattataatgtaaatttgggtatagtacaaacaaataaataatatattattaccTGATCTGCTAAATTTTCCCTACTTCGaagattactactagcttgtgccaagacGTCTTTCCACGTACTAAACGATTGGCttaagtaatttccaacgactagACATCGATTCCTTGGTTATTTTCCCACCAattaattggtatgaataagactccacatttctcgcaactgcatctcattacctgtaatcggatcatgagtaacttcaacccagctagtacacAACGCAACATTTTCAATaagcgtccaattcgtacctgcatagTTATGTGGTTgcaagtagttgagaaaatatgaaattatggtgtaaggtagaagataatgaaaaagtatttatagaaaagtaaaatcacttttttaaaaaattttcaaattttttttcggattttatttaaa is a window from the Malus domestica chromosome 16, GDT2T_hap1 genome containing:
- the LOC139193036 gene encoding uncharacterized protein, whose amino-acid sequence is MRGKRMRSVEEEMTKQEWAEPHIPIESSKLWVRFASLTVPETLIEASNNENDAFGVMDLLSEQKNTAALRMLAYGVSTDQVDEITRMGKSTILESLMRFCGAIKSIYTAEFLWRPTDMDLQRLLKKGEMKGFPRMIRSIDCMHWTWKNCPSAWQGAYGDRKRAKSIILEVVTSFDTWIWHAFFRVPGAQNDLNILTQSPVFNDVLQGKAPKVTYWVNGHKYDRPYYLANSIYPMWLSFVKTVPRPRSAKEKHFASCQEGCRKDLERCFGILQARWTIVRGAAKMFDVEDEYNYDVIDEYEPDTMNNSITQIYCTHDATEELVQHKPLEMDGRYNERLIQ